A window from Salvia miltiorrhiza cultivar Shanhuang (shh) chromosome 2, IMPLAD_Smil_shh, whole genome shotgun sequence encodes these proteins:
- the LOC131009889 gene encoding uncharacterized protein LOC131009889 yields the protein MSNPDMFTLFVRHGGGFENRRVDPEGRFELLLGEDHVFKGLYMGYSSLRKGFKAGCRPVVGLDGCHLKTYLGGILLCAIGKDGNNQIYPIAWATVEIENEQCWTWFMKCLVEDFQIGSGDGWTFISDQQKGLEAAVNLLVPYAEHRNCARHVYMNWKKDHKGSVLKNIFWRAVRATYLEDYKQAIEDMKQEDVAAFQDFINRDVKRFCKVFLSTNVCSDMVDNNISETFNGYILNARGKHVIHMLEEIRISLMVRQVKKLGDIEKVDDILTPLIRKKLEKLSTQSKHCIPYPALGGKFEIDMEGDKFVVNVEARTCTCRVW from the exons ATGTCTAATCC TGATATGTTTACTTTGTTTGTGCGTCACGGGGGAGGGTTTGAAAACAGGAGGGTTGACCCAGAGGGTAGATTTGAATTGCTCTTGGGGGAGGACCATGTATTCAAGGGGTTGTACATGGGCTATAGCTCCCTCAGGAAGGGTTTTAAGGCAGGTTGTAGGCCTGTGGTTGGGCTAGATGGGTGTCATTTGAAGACATACTTAGGAGGGATACTTCTCTGTGCTATAGGCAAAGATGGGAACAATCAAATATATCCCATAGCCTGGGCAACAGTTGAGATTGAAAACGAGCAGTGTTGGACATGGTTCATGAAGTGTTTAGTTGAAGATTTTCAAATTGGAAGTGGTGATGGCTGGACCTTTATATCAGACCAACAAAAG GGACTTGAAGCAGCTGTAAACCTTCTTGTACCATATGCCGAGCATAGAAATTGTGCTCGGCATGTGTACATGAACTGGAAAAAAGATCACAAAGGCTCTGTGCTCAAGAACATTTTCTGGAGGGCAGTGAGAGCAACTTATTTGGAGGACTACAAACAAGCAATTGAGGACATGAAACAGGAAGATGTGGCTGCATTTCAGGACTTCATCAATAGGGATGTGAAGAGGTTCTGCAAGGTATTTCTTTCTACCAATGTGTGCTCTGATATGGTTGATAACAATATATCCGAGACATTCAACGGATATATCTTGAATGCTAGAGGAAAACATGTAATACACATGTTAGAGGAGATCCGGATAAGCTTGATGGTTAGGCAGGTGAAGAAGTTAGGGGATATAGAGAAAGTTGATGACATTTTGACTCCATTGATTAggaaaaaattggaaaaattgaGTACACAATCTAAACACTGCATTCCTTACCCTGCATTGGGGGGTAAGTTTGAAATAGACATGGAAGGTGATAAGTTTGTAGTCAATGTAGAAGCTAGAACATGCACTTGTAGGGTATGGTAG
- the LOC131013016 gene encoding uncharacterized protein LOC131013016, protein MTSSSSSLPHSSPLPLSQQLQLIKELQIFKIQGSDRRGRPLLRIIGKFFPARLVSVEAVKKFLEDEIFPDLEGRAFSAVYVHTEVNRGDNFPGISALKSIYDAVPAKLRDNLDAFYFLHPGIQSRLFLATFGRLLFGGAGYAKVKYVARLEFLWEHVRRKGAEMPEFVHDFDDEMEWRPTTVDYGLESDHPAIMPTFDSTVSTYSMRCIA, encoded by the exons ATGACTTCATCAAGTTCTAGTCTCCCTCATTCTTCCCCGCTCCCACTATCCCAACAGCTTCAACTCATCAAGGAACTCCAAATCTTCAAAATCCAAGGCTCCGACAGGCGCGGCCGCCCCCTTCTCCGCATCATCGGCAAATTCTTCCCTG CGAGGCTTGTGAGCGTAGAGGCAGTGAAGAAGTTTCTAGAAGATGAGATCTTCCCGGATCTGGAGGGCCGGGCGTTCTCGGCGGTGTACGTGCACACGGAGGTGAACAGGGGCGACAACTTCCCCGGGATATCGGCGTTGAAGAGCATATACGACGCCGTTCCGGCCAAGCTCAGGGACAATCTCGACGCCTTCTATTTCCTTCATCCGGGCATCCAGTCCCGCCTCTTCCTCGCCACCTTCGGCCGTCTCCTCTTCGGCGGCGCCGGCTACGCCAAGGTCAAGTATGTCGCTAGATTGGAGTTTCTGTGGGAGCACGTGCGCCGGAAGGGGGCGGAGATGCCGGAGTTCGTGCACGATTTTGACGATGAGATGGAGTGGCGCCCCACCACCGTCGATTACGGCCTCGAGAGCGATCATCCTGCTATAATGCCTACCTTTGATTCTACGGTTTCTACCTATTCTATGAGGTGTATTGCCTAG
- the LOC131013003 gene encoding F-box protein SKIP23-like produces MADNSTTVDWSDLPPELLQTVATNLPALADYIRFRAVCHNWQRAAPISSPYIPREFPWLMLPLNRSSNRRGFFNPLTNNHHRLTLPEASHSRRRAGSSFGWLVLIDESPSIFLINPLTRDRISLPPLSSFPNVTNFDFYSIGREYTVRSPENDLNFYSLKEMRDAFIKKVILSHSPYDNPNFFAFAILNRHENLAYCKNGHESWRIIDGAQTYSEDVIYFNGSFYAVDKFGSIAICELDGDSPVVKFINVEQQIDGDMKYLVDAMGDLLLVARYLDFEIEIEYYVEVCKTVKFRVFRFDWNDHKWEDLASLDDKVLHLGENSSLALLASDFRGCRGNMIYFTDDYSGTNADSFVGDHDVGVYNLADGSIHELPCYPRNSHWPIWITPSLC; encoded by the coding sequence ATGGCCGACAACTCCACCACCGTTGACTGGTCGGACCTCCCGCCGGAGCTCCTCCAAACCGTCGCCACAAATCTCCCCGCCCTCGCTGACTACATCCGCTTCCGCGCCGTCTGCCACAACTGGCAGCGCGCTGCCCCAATATCCTCGCCCTATATCCCGCGCGAATTCCCATGGCTCATGCTTCCCTTGAACCGCTCCTCCAATCGCCGCGGCTTCTTCAACCCCTTGACTAACAATCACCACCGCCTGACCCTCCCCGAAGCCTCGCACAGCCGCCGCCGCGCCGGATCGTCGTTCGGCTGGCTGGTTCTCATCGACGAGTCGCCTTCTATTTTCCTCATTAATCCCCTTACACGCGACAGAATCTCTCTCCCGCCCCTTTCATCCTTCCCAAACGTGACGAATTTCGACTTCTACAGTATAGGAAGGGAATACACAGTCCGATCGCCGGAAAATGATCTCAATTTCTACAGTCTCAAGGAAATGCGCGACGCTTTTATAAAAAAGGTGATTCTTTCTCACAGTCCGTACGATAACCCCAATTTCTTCGCTTTCGCAATTCTTAATCGGCATGAAAATCTCGCTTACTGTAAAAATGGACACGAGTCGTGGAGAATTATAGACGGAGCACAGACCTACAGTGAGGATGTGATTTATTTTAATGGCTCATTCTATGCTGTTGATAAATTTGGCTCAATTGCAATTTGTGAATTAGATGGAGATTCACCTGTGGTGAAGTTTATCAATGTGGAGCAACAAATTGATGGAGATATGAAGTATTTGGTGGATGCAATGGGCGATCTGTTGTTGGTTGCTAGATATTTGGACTTTGAGATTGAAATTGAGTACTATGTAGAAGTGTGCAAGACGGTGAAATTTCGTGTATTTAGGTTTGATTGGAATGACCATAAATGGGAGGATTTGGCGAGTCTGGATGACAAAGTGTTACATTTGGGGGAGAATTCATCATTGGCGCTGCTGGCAAGTGATTTCAGAGGGTGTAGAGGAAATATGATCTATTTTACTGATGATTATTCTGGGACAAATGCTGATAGTTTTGTTGGAGATCATGATGTTGGTGTTTATAACTTGGCGGATGGGAGTATTCATGAGCTTCCCTGTTATCCGCGGAATTCACATTGGCCGATTTGGATCACTCCAAGTTTATGCTAA
- the LOC131012987 gene encoding uncharacterized protein LOC131012987, whose translation MAENSPPPPSSPPSLEELPDPKRQKMSTTITSDEENPQNAAAIPRTPKYKRRKVAIFFAYCGVGYQGMQKNPGAKTIEGDFEEALFLAGAIPEDERGMHRRFDWARSARTDKGVSAVGQVVSGRFFVDPPGFVERLNSHLSPQIRVFGYKRATPSFNAKKFCDRRRYVYLIPVFALDPSCHRDRESVLASVGSGNELVKCVECSERGRKVFGVMGKRSFESKDAAESVGIGSGISSNNGRSVVENESGTHDSEQNSSITNENVEAPETEVLEPVNEVSVDEIAEKGNDNGGSGNGSSESKKVLESGVGDVETSKEDKLECEDASSPAKIEQKSEFCYGEGEKERFNRILKYYEGTHNFHNFTTRTKAEDPAAKRYILSFNAKTVLNIDGMDFIKCEVVGQSFMLHQIRKMIGLAVAIMRNLSPESLIEKAFEQKVNINVPMAPEVGLYLDECFFSSYNQKWKDSHEELSMKSYAEEAEDFKMKYIYSHIAATEYKDGAVAVWLHSLNYRNYPDLRGADTTPIPDGNKVVDNCPSSEVTPIADGNEVVENFQSSEEVAPIPDGDKVVDNCPSSEVTPIPHGNKVVDNCPSLEVENKDKMNVDE comes from the exons ATGGCTGAAAACTCACCACCTCCGCCGTCGTCGCCGCCTTCACTAGAAGAACTACCCGATCCCAAAAGGCAGAAAATGTCAACCACCATCACCTCCGACGAAGAAAATCCACAAAACGCCGCCGCAATTCCCAGAACCCCCAAGTACAAGCGCCGCAAAGTCGCGATATTCTTCGCCTACTGCGGCGTCGGCTACCAGGGAATGCAGAAAAATCCCGGCGCCAAGACCATCGAGGGCGATTTCGAGGAAGCCCTCTTTTTAGCGGGAGCAATTCCGGAGGATGAGCGGGGAATGCACAGACGGTTCGATTGGGCCCGGTCGGCTCGGACCGATAAGGGCGTCAGCGCCGTGGGGCAAGTCGTGTCGGGCAGATTCTTCGTCGATCCGCCCGGTTTCGTGGAGCGGTTGAACTCCCACCTATCACCGCAGATTCGGGTGTTCGGGTACAAGCGGGCGACGCCGTCGTTTAATGCAAAGAAGTTCTGCGATCGGCGGAGGTACGTATACTTGATCCCTGTTTTCGCGCTCGATCCGTCGTGTCATCGTGATAGGGAGAGTGTTCTAGCTAGCGTGGGATCGGGGAATGAGCTTGTTAAGTGTGTCGAGTGTTCGGAGAGAGGGAGGAAGGTTTTTGGTGTGATGGGAAAGCGTAGCTTTGAGTCGAAAGATGCGGCTGAAAGTGTTGGGATTGGTTCTGGCATTTCGTCGAACAATGGGCGTTCCGTAGTGGAAAATGAATCTGGAACTCATGATTCTGAGCAGAACTCTAGTATTACAAATGAGAATGTTGAAGCTCCAGAAACTGAGGTATTGGAGCCGGTTAATGAAGTTTCTGTGGATGAGATTGCAGAAAAAGGGAATGATAACGGTGGAAGTGGCAATGGAAGTAGTGAAAGCAAGAAGGTTTTGGAAAGTGGAGTTGGGGATGTTGAGACGTCCAAGGAAGATAAATTGGAATGTGAGGATGCTAGCAGCCCTGCAAAAATCGAGCAAAAGAGCGAGTTCTGCTATGGGGAGGGCGAGAAGGAAAGGTTTAATCGAATTCTCAAGTATTATGAAGGGACACATAACTTTCATAATTTCACTACAAGAACTAAAGCCGAGGATCCTGCTGCTAAGCGATACATTTTGTCATTTAATGCAAAAACTGTGCTCAACATTGATGGAATGGATTTTATAAAGTGTGAGGTTGTGGGGCAAAGCTTTATGCTTCATCAAATACGGAAGATGATCGGTCTTGCTGTTGCAATCATGAGGAACTTGAGTCCTGAGTCGTTGATAGAGAAAGCTTTCGAGCA GAAGGTAAACATTAATGTGCCCATGGCGCCTGAAGTTGGACTGTATTTAGATGAGTGCTTCTTCTCATCATACAATCAGAAATGGAAAGACAGCCATGAGGAGCTGTCCATGAAATCTTATGCTGAGGAAGCTGAGGACTTCAAAATGAAGTACATTTACTCTCACATTGCCGCAACAGAGTACAAGGATGGAGCTGTTGCTGTCTGGCTGCATTCTTTGAACTACCGCAACTATCCAGATCTACGCGGAGCAGACACCACTCCTATTCCTGATGGAAATAAGGTGGTGGATAATTGCCCAAGCTCGGAGGTAACTCCCATTGCTGATGGAAATGAGGTGGTAGAAAATTTCCAAAGCTCGGAGGAGGTCGCTCCTATTCCTGATGGAGATAAGGTGGTCGATAATTGCCCAAGCTCGGAGGTGACTCCTATCCCTCATGGAAATAAGGTGGTCGATAATTGCCCAAGTTTGGAGGTGGAGAACAAGGACAAAATGAATGTGGACGAGTGA